The proteins below come from a single Allorhizobium pseudoryzae genomic window:
- the tnpC gene encoding IS66 family transposase, which produces MIRPGEPTVEELMARIAALQAENRQLTERVVKLEEELVLARLHRFAPKSEKHVDRLFDEAEQVADEEDAGDEDGDLIDLPDTGFPATEKTQGKKRGRKPLPEHLPRERVEYDLADDQKGCPCCRHQMHRMGEAVTEQLHIEVKAKVLQNVRFKYACRYCDRTGINTPVVLAPMPAQPLPGSIATASTLAFALVHKYVDGTPLYRLAQAFERAGVPISRGALGHWVIGSSERHLSRIYDALKLRLRAQPLIHGDETTVQVLKEKDREATSTSYMWAYRSSEDSNEPIVLLDYQPGRGQIYPQAFLGDYRGILMSDGYTAWRTLEGATHLGCMAHSRRRFVDALKTRKKGGGPPEQALTFFEQLYRIESQARGEKAEAYETQADCIRRFRQQHSVPILIALKAWLDDIAPKVLPDSKIGDAVSYTLNQWEYLTRYTQDGRMPIDNNLLERDIRIFATGRKSWLFSDTADGAKASAVVYSIMLTCRACGIEPLAYLRHILSELPQRTSDADISDLLPFNFARTATA; this is translated from the coding sequence CGACCCGGCGAACCCACTGTTGAGGAGTTGATGGCGCGCATTGCCGCGCTACAGGCGGAAAACCGTCAGCTCACGGAACGCGTGGTCAAACTCGAGGAAGAGTTGGTGCTGGCGCGGCTTCATCGTTTTGCGCCGAAAAGTGAAAAGCACGTGGACCGCCTCTTCGATGAAGCCGAGCAGGTTGCCGATGAAGAGGACGCTGGTGACGAAGACGGCGATCTCATCGACCTGCCGGACACTGGCTTTCCGGCGACCGAGAAAACGCAGGGCAAGAAGCGCGGCCGCAAGCCCCTGCCGGAACACTTGCCGCGCGAGCGCGTCGAATATGACCTTGCCGATGATCAGAAGGGCTGCCCTTGTTGCCGCCACCAGATGCATCGCATGGGCGAGGCTGTTACCGAGCAGCTCCACATCGAGGTGAAGGCCAAGGTCCTGCAGAATGTGCGGTTCAAATATGCCTGCCGCTATTGCGACCGGACCGGTATCAATACGCCTGTTGTCCTTGCGCCAATGCCCGCCCAGCCTCTGCCCGGCAGTATCGCCACGGCCTCGACACTGGCATTTGCACTGGTCCACAAATACGTCGATGGCACACCGCTCTACCGTCTGGCGCAGGCTTTCGAGCGCGCCGGCGTTCCCATCAGCCGCGGCGCTCTCGGGCACTGGGTGATCGGATCGAGCGAGAGGCATCTCTCCCGCATCTACGATGCGCTGAAGCTGCGGCTGAGGGCGCAGCCGCTCATCCATGGCGACGAGACGACGGTCCAGGTCCTGAAGGAAAAGGACAGGGAGGCCACCAGCACATCCTATATGTGGGCGTATCGGAGCAGCGAGGATAGCAATGAACCGATCGTGCTTCTCGACTACCAACCCGGCCGCGGCCAGATTTATCCGCAGGCCTTCCTCGGCGACTACCGCGGCATATTGATGAGCGATGGCTACACCGCCTGGCGAACGTTGGAAGGGGCAACGCATCTGGGATGCATGGCCCATTCCAGGCGTCGCTTCGTCGATGCCCTGAAGACAAGGAAGAAAGGCGGCGGACCACCGGAGCAGGCGCTGACGTTCTTCGAGCAGCTCTACCGTATCGAAAGCCAAGCCAGAGGAGAAAAGGCGGAAGCTTACGAAACGCAAGCCGACTGCATTCGCCGTTTCCGCCAGCAGCACAGCGTCCCCATCCTGATTGCCCTAAAAGCATGGCTCGATGACATCGCGCCAAAGGTCCTGCCCGACAGCAAGATCGGCGATGCCGTATCCTACACCCTGAACCAGTGGGAATACCTGACGCGCTACACCCAAGACGGCAGGATGCCGATCGACAACAACCTGCTGGAACGTGATATCAGGATTTTTGCCACTGGAAGAAAATCCTGGCTGTTCAGCGATACTGCGGACGGAGCCAAGGCCAGTGCCGTCGTCTACAGCATCATGCTGACCTGCCGCGCCTGCGGTATCGAACCCTTGGCTTACTTGCGCCACATCCTCAGCGAATTGCCGCAACGCACATCGGATGCCGACATCTCCGACCTGCTGCCATTCAACTTCGCCAGGACCGCTACCGCCTGA
- a CDS encoding GHMP family kinase ATP-binding protein: MLSGGIRARAPLRLGLAGGGTDLSPFCDEHGGYVMNATVSLYAYVHLAPNSDGKLVFEAAEQGERFETDAIATVPLNPGTILHCGVYNRIIREFNAGKPLPLTIRTTVDVPAGSGMGGSSTLVVALVEAFRHYLSLPLGEYDIARLAFEIEREDLKVAGGRQDQYAAAFGGFNFMEFNSGNQTIINPLRMKASTIQELEASFVLYYTGRSRSSSLIIEAQQGQLKERNATSVEAMLSLKNEALEMKEALLTGRLDRIAEIMARGWLAKKQTATAVSNAEIDRILDLALENGGLAGKVSGAGGGGFVSIIASPSERYRVMNALRKEPGQLLPVVFTAEGVCSWRQTL, encoded by the coding sequence ATGTTGAGCGGTGGAATTAGAGCGAGGGCGCCCCTGCGGTTAGGCTTAGCCGGCGGCGGAACAGACCTCTCGCCGTTTTGCGACGAACATGGTGGCTATGTCATGAATGCCACCGTTAGTCTGTATGCCTATGTCCATCTTGCACCCAACTCTGACGGTAAACTCGTTTTTGAAGCAGCAGAGCAGGGCGAGAGGTTTGAAACCGACGCAATCGCGACTGTTCCTCTCAATCCGGGAACAATACTTCATTGCGGGGTTTACAACCGCATCATCCGCGAATTCAATGCTGGCAAGCCGTTGCCATTGACGATACGCACGACAGTGGACGTCCCCGCCGGGTCAGGTATGGGAGGGTCGTCAACTCTTGTAGTGGCGCTTGTTGAGGCGTTCCGGCATTATTTGAGTTTGCCGCTTGGTGAGTACGATATTGCGCGTCTTGCATTTGAAATCGAGCGTGAGGACCTCAAAGTTGCAGGCGGCAGGCAGGATCAGTATGCCGCTGCATTCGGAGGCTTTAATTTTATGGAGTTTAATAGCGGCAATCAGACCATCATAAATCCTTTGAGAATGAAGGCCAGTACGATCCAAGAACTGGAGGCCTCGTTCGTCCTTTACTATACCGGTCGCTCCCGCAGTTCATCGTTGATCATCGAGGCTCAACAAGGACAATTGAAAGAGCGCAATGCCACGTCTGTTGAGGCTATGTTATCGCTAAAGAACGAGGCACTGGAAATGAAGGAAGCTTTGCTCACGGGACGGCTTGATCGTATTGCTGAAATTATGGCGCGAGGGTGGTTGGCGAAGAAGCAAACCGCGACAGCCGTATCGAACGCTGAAATTGATAGGATTCTCGACCTTGCGCTGGAAAATGGAGGCTTGGCGGGTAAAGTCTCCGGTGCCGGTGGTGGTGGATTTGTATCTATTATTGCCAGCCCATCTGAGCGCTATCGTGTTATGAATGCACTTCGCAAGGAACCCGGTCAGTTGCTCCCTGTGGTATTCACGGCGGAAGGCGTCTGCTCATGGAGGCAGACTCTTTGA
- a CDS encoding HAD-IIIA family hydrolase produces the protein MNTVLQSARQAVILVGGKGTRLGDLTKNTPKPLMRIDDNSLFLDHVIFNIARQSFDEILLLAGHLGEQFIGRYHGKHVCGAAVRVIQETTPAGTGGALLNAADALQEVFLLANGDTFFDVNVRQLDRILLKKSDALGVMALRHEPDSGRYGAVVLENGYLTGFREKEQPIHGGALINAGAGVFRKDVLTFINNVPCSIESDVYPKLADQRRIMGHEFPGYFIDIGLPETLEFARNTLPQKRYRPALFLDRDGVINEDYGYTHKPQDLLFVKGAVDLIRSANDMGALVIVVTNQAGVAHGFYGMNDVEIFHEAMNESLNRHGAFIDAFYACPFHPSAKVAAFRHPDHPDRKPNPGMLLRAFDEWPILRERSILIGDKESDIAAAERAGIRGLLFDKEDLSSLKSKALMHLQRVC, from the coding sequence TTGAATACCGTTTTGCAAAGCGCTCGACAGGCCGTTATTCTAGTCGGCGGAAAAGGTACGCGTCTGGGTGACCTGACTAAGAATACACCCAAACCGCTAATGCGAATTGATGACAACTCGCTGTTTCTCGACCACGTTATCTTCAACATCGCTCGACAAAGCTTCGACGAAATACTTCTGCTTGCGGGGCATTTGGGAGAACAATTTATAGGCCGGTATCACGGGAAACACGTCTGTGGCGCGGCTGTTAGAGTAATACAAGAGACGACGCCAGCTGGAACCGGGGGGGCTTTGCTGAACGCAGCAGATGCCTTGCAGGAGGTATTTCTTTTGGCGAATGGCGACACATTCTTTGATGTGAATGTACGTCAACTAGATAGGATCCTTCTTAAAAAGTCAGACGCACTCGGAGTTATGGCGCTGCGTCATGAGCCAGATAGTGGTCGCTACGGTGCTGTAGTGCTGGAGAATGGCTATTTGACTGGTTTTCGAGAAAAGGAGCAGCCGATTCACGGTGGAGCTCTCATTAATGCCGGAGCAGGAGTCTTCCGCAAAGATGTGCTCACGTTCATTAACAATGTTCCGTGTTCCATTGAGAGTGACGTGTACCCGAAGCTCGCTGATCAACGTCGGATAATGGGGCACGAATTTCCTGGATACTTTATTGATATTGGCCTTCCAGAAACGCTAGAATTTGCTCGTAATACACTGCCGCAGAAACGGTACCGCCCAGCCCTCTTTCTCGATCGTGATGGTGTCATCAATGAGGACTATGGCTACACCCATAAACCTCAAGATCTCCTGTTTGTAAAAGGTGCCGTCGATCTAATTCGGAGTGCTAACGACATGGGCGCCCTGGTTATCGTTGTTACTAATCAGGCGGGCGTCGCACATGGATTTTATGGAATGAATGACGTCGAGATCTTTCATGAGGCGATGAATGAAAGCCTGAACCGACACGGGGCCTTCATAGATGCATTCTACGCTTGTCCCTTTCATCCGTCAGCAAAAGTTGCGGCCTTTCGCCATCCGGATCACCCCGATCGCAAGCCAAATCCTGGGATGCTGCTTAGAGCTTTCGATGAATGGCCGATTCTCAGGGAAAGAAGCATTCTAATTGGCGACAAGGAAAGTGACATCGCAGCCGCCGAACGAGCCGGAATCCGGGGTCTTCTATTCGATAAAGAGGATCTTAGTTCTTTGAAAAGCAAAGCACTAATGCATTTGCAACGCGTATGTTAG
- a CDS encoding glycosyltransferase: MSDIERFDPKMRGKTAHEHLHRYGLCQEYVNGRTVLDLASGEGYGTAILGENADLVIGIDLDAESVKAAQKKYGKPDKIRFQRADCRYLPFAQDTFDVVVALEIVEHISEQDLLLSEAIRVLKPDGLLIISTPNRLVYNKYKAINQYHIKEFELDEFSVFLNSHFSNVEIMGQSMSLVSLIGPLTKMAQSNESSYRAYTDGSSRSDHNNSVMAGIKPILEPEFCLAFCSNKPIVHPVSRSSLFRTEEDLWNEHSKIMAWASNLHNEDEELRAQVADLERQIDDLRGQSVQRASEVEGLKVSLAHAQQLSSVREGEIARLWDVTRKLNDTENRLEATAAAEERARIEVLSELVQRLLDRPVELGTLEEIGQALREATTLRQKRDAELSVLHARIIEAQESVDQVRSQLDATERRLFAKDELLESAKAELASTRRQLIESNASISEMTEALTRAETGASANMQNTRALELKVQEYIKDLAAFEVKLASERRISSEKADSLVALKSALRETLDQLSVAQSEAEVGRAAAFAIRGIRQKAEIVKRKQSLYELRINIQNESKLSSSFVRKELAKDSFQDIQILSLKPLRSDFAILKNIGLFDAEWYAEQDDGLSLDQAWSHFKNYGLKEGRDPHSLFKGKWVAQRYPHILNGTNPLLAYLRSSDRGHISPHPLFDADYYLSSNPDVANSGISPISHYIQHGQAEGRLPSPLILSEWIEQKWGARFPLPFSLVEYLRNRSLWHFSPHPLFDAVYYLESNPDIDGTSVNPLVHYLQNGWREGRSPHPWFDNDWYLNQNRDVLRARMNPLVHFIRYGANEGRDPNAFFSTKYYLNTHLDVAESGINPLVHYVMHGHREGRAVNADMIHLSSALDTDGRRQVSLMELMVDARTEYALPALDLSQEFDGSGGGVLWPPTPLDDYWLPQKLRDHILNRFGERYIPLVSYLFSVVAKYKDRESDLKTSDTLKVLVDRARFLSNRQNIIGAGETVTSIIIPVFNNFVDTIVCIISVLELEVDSNYEIIVADDCSTDGITHLFADLGGIVRYMRQDENVGFLKNCNIAASHSSGKVICLLNNDTIILPGWLKFIVDTFSLHENVGMVGSKLLNWDGSLQEAGGIFWRDGSAWNFGRDQNPGKAEFNYLREVDYCSGASLAIPADLWRTLGGFDPVYSPAYCEDSDLAFRVRHAGYRVIYQPQSELVHHEGRSHGRDLNSGIKAYQLRNQQIFKSRWSVTLDENHFENGTMVAYARDRSKDRPHILIIDHYVPQWEHDAGSRTMFHYIRMFISRGFQVTFWSDNLWFDDIYTPRLQQMGVEVIYGPEYQNAFGVWMNEDGRKFQYVLLSRPHVAKKYIQDVKDRGALTLYYGHDLHFARMESHYKLNPSAELEESILAMRRDELALCADVDVFLYPSSEEVELVRSEIGDKSIGYAIPMNIFEPTELQNDFSRFMQIRDKFTILFVGGFAHTPNTDGLKWFAEDVWPLLRSKGPFILKVVGSNPPDEVLSLEGSDIEILGRVADETLDRLYSECAVAVAPLRYGGGVKGKVIEAMAKGVPVVTTSVGVQGIPDAQNLVAVADEPTEFAEQVWSLSQRDDKVVRLVGASHEFISSNYTLPAVVSILSKAIPELVDHNKE; this comes from the coding sequence ATGTCAGATATTGAACGTTTCGATCCAAAGATGCGTGGGAAAACGGCGCATGAGCACCTTCACCGTTATGGCCTCTGCCAGGAATACGTAAATGGTAGAACAGTTCTAGACCTGGCCTCTGGAGAAGGATACGGAACCGCCATTCTCGGGGAGAATGCGGACTTAGTTATTGGCATTGATTTGGATGCCGAAAGCGTCAAAGCAGCTCAGAAAAAATACGGAAAACCTGACAAAATCAGGTTTCAACGAGCGGATTGCCGATACTTGCCGTTTGCGCAGGACACGTTCGATGTGGTCGTCGCACTCGAAATCGTCGAACACATTAGCGAACAAGATTTGCTTCTGTCGGAAGCCATAAGGGTACTAAAGCCTGATGGACTGTTGATCATCTCAACACCAAACCGCCTTGTCTATAATAAATATAAAGCTATTAATCAGTACCACATAAAAGAGTTTGAATTAGATGAATTCTCTGTTTTTCTGAATTCGCATTTTTCGAATGTTGAAATTATGGGACAGTCTATGTCTCTTGTCTCCCTCATTGGGCCGCTCACTAAAATGGCGCAGTCAAATGAGTCGAGTTATCGAGCATATACTGACGGTTCGTCTAGGTCAGATCACAATAATTCGGTTATGGCCGGAATTAAGCCGATTTTGGAGCCCGAGTTCTGCCTTGCCTTTTGTTCAAACAAGCCGATTGTTCATCCTGTATCCAGATCATCGCTATTTCGGACGGAAGAAGATCTGTGGAACGAACATAGCAAAATAATGGCGTGGGCTTCGAACCTTCACAATGAAGATGAGGAGCTTCGTGCGCAAGTTGCTGATCTTGAGCGTCAAATTGACGATTTGCGTGGTCAGAGCGTCCAACGGGCCTCAGAAGTCGAGGGGCTGAAAGTTTCCCTAGCGCATGCGCAACAACTCTCATCGGTGCGGGAGGGCGAGATCGCCCGTCTGTGGGATGTGACAAGGAAGCTGAACGATACTGAAAACAGACTGGAGGCCACGGCAGCAGCCGAGGAACGAGCTCGTATTGAGGTTCTTTCGGAGCTTGTACAGCGACTACTGGACAGGCCAGTAGAGCTCGGAACGCTTGAGGAAATTGGTCAAGCGCTTCGTGAAGCGACCACACTTAGACAGAAGAGAGATGCTGAACTTTCTGTCCTTCATGCTCGAATTATCGAAGCGCAAGAATCCGTGGATCAGGTTCGGTCCCAGTTAGACGCCACGGAACGGCGCCTTTTCGCGAAGGATGAACTGCTTGAAAGCGCGAAAGCGGAATTAGCCTCGACACGGCGACAATTAATCGAAAGCAATGCATCAATATCTGAAATGACTGAAGCATTGACGCGCGCTGAGACTGGTGCGTCTGCTAATATGCAAAATACCCGCGCACTAGAGTTAAAGGTCCAAGAATACATTAAAGATTTGGCCGCTTTCGAAGTCAAGCTAGCGTCTGAGCGCAGGATATCGTCCGAGAAAGCGGATTCGCTTGTTGCTCTAAAGAGTGCATTGCGCGAGACGTTGGATCAACTTTCCGTAGCACAATCTGAGGCAGAAGTAGGAAGAGCTGCTGCTTTTGCAATCAGGGGAATTAGGCAGAAAGCGGAGATTGTCAAGCGAAAGCAATCGCTTTATGAGCTTCGCATAAATATTCAAAATGAGTCAAAACTGTCATCCTCTTTCGTTCGTAAAGAACTTGCAAAGGATTCGTTTCAGGACATTCAAATCCTTTCGCTAAAACCACTCAGGTCAGACTTTGCAATTTTAAAGAATATAGGTTTGTTCGACGCCGAATGGTATGCAGAGCAAGATGATGGTCTATCGCTAGACCAAGCATGGTCTCATTTTAAAAACTATGGTCTCAAGGAGGGAAGAGACCCTCATTCCCTCTTCAAGGGAAAATGGGTAGCGCAGCGCTATCCTCATATACTCAATGGTACGAATCCGCTTTTAGCCTACCTTAGGAGTTCAGACCGAGGCCATATTTCGCCTCATCCCTTATTCGATGCGGACTATTACCTCTCGAGTAACCCAGACGTTGCTAACAGCGGGATTAGTCCGATTTCCCACTACATACAACATGGACAGGCAGAAGGGCGCCTACCATCTCCTCTCATTTTATCGGAATGGATTGAACAGAAGTGGGGAGCTCGTTTTCCCCTGCCGTTTTCTTTGGTCGAGTACCTACGCAATAGGTCTCTTTGGCACTTCTCGCCTCATCCTTTGTTCGACGCTGTCTACTATCTCGAGAGCAATCCCGATATCGACGGAACTAGCGTAAACCCGCTCGTGCACTATCTGCAGAACGGGTGGCGGGAGGGCCGGTCACCTCATCCTTGGTTTGACAATGATTGGTACTTAAACCAGAATCGGGATGTGTTAAGAGCCCGCATGAATCCTCTGGTACATTTTATCAGGTATGGAGCAAACGAAGGTAGAGATCCTAACGCATTTTTCTCGACGAAATACTATCTTAATACTCATCTAGACGTTGCGGAATCTGGCATAAATCCGCTTGTTCATTACGTTATGCATGGACATAGAGAGGGGCGAGCTGTCAATGCTGATATGATCCACCTTTCATCTGCATTAGATACAGACGGAAGGAGACAAGTCTCATTGATGGAGTTAATGGTGGACGCTCGAACCGAGTATGCTCTACCCGCCCTTGATTTGTCCCAAGAATTCGACGGATCCGGTGGTGGCGTTCTTTGGCCACCCACACCGCTTGATGATTATTGGCTTCCACAGAAACTAAGGGACCACATACTTAATCGCTTTGGCGAGCGTTATATACCCCTCGTCTCATATCTTTTTTCTGTTGTAGCAAAATATAAAGACAGGGAATCGGATTTAAAGACGTCAGATACTCTAAAAGTTTTGGTTGATAGAGCTCGATTTTTGAGCAACAGGCAGAATATTATTGGAGCGGGCGAAACAGTTACGTCAATAATTATACCTGTATTCAACAATTTCGTTGATACCATAGTTTGTATTATATCAGTTCTGGAGTTAGAAGTTGATTCTAACTATGAGATAATCGTTGCCGATGATTGCTCTACTGACGGAATTACTCACTTGTTCGCCGATCTTGGAGGAATAGTTAGGTATATGCGCCAAGATGAGAATGTAGGTTTTCTCAAAAATTGTAATATTGCGGCTAGTCACTCTTCAGGTAAAGTTATATGTTTATTAAATAATGATACCATCATACTTCCAGGATGGCTAAAATTTATTGTTGATACGTTCTCGCTACACGAGAACGTCGGCATGGTCGGTTCAAAACTGCTCAACTGGGACGGTTCTCTTCAAGAAGCTGGTGGAATTTTTTGGAGAGATGGTAGCGCATGGAACTTCGGCCGCGATCAAAATCCTGGCAAGGCCGAGTTCAATTATCTTCGCGAAGTTGACTATTGTTCCGGAGCTTCGCTTGCTATCCCTGCTGATCTCTGGCGTACGCTTGGCGGATTCGATCCCGTCTACTCCCCTGCCTACTGCGAGGATTCCGATCTTGCGTTTCGAGTTCGACATGCAGGCTATCGCGTGATTTATCAACCGCAATCGGAATTGGTGCATCACGAAGGCCGGAGTCATGGGCGTGATTTGAATTCTGGGATCAAAGCTTATCAATTAAGAAATCAACAGATATTCAAATCTAGGTGGTCAGTTACACTCGATGAGAACCACTTCGAAAATGGGACAATGGTAGCGTATGCCCGCGATAGATCAAAAGATCGTCCGCATATTCTTATTATAGATCATTACGTTCCCCAATGGGAGCACGATGCCGGTTCTAGGACGATGTTTCATTATATCAGGATGTTCATAAGCAGGGGCTTCCAGGTCACTTTTTGGTCGGATAACCTCTGGTTTGACGACATATATACGCCGCGGCTGCAGCAGATGGGCGTTGAGGTTATTTATGGCCCCGAATACCAGAATGCTTTCGGCGTTTGGATGAATGAGGATGGCCGGAAATTTCAATACGTATTACTTAGCCGGCCTCACGTCGCAAAAAAATACATCCAAGATGTCAAGGATAGGGGGGCATTAACGCTCTATTACGGGCACGATCTACATTTTGCTCGAATGGAGTCGCATTATAAATTGAATCCCTCCGCGGAGCTTGAGGAAAGCATCCTGGCAATGAGGCGCGATGAACTCGCTCTATGTGCAGACGTAGACGTTTTTCTGTATCCTTCATCTGAAGAGGTAGAGTTAGTTCGTTCCGAAATTGGGGATAAAAGCATCGGATACGCGATCCCGATGAACATCTTCGAGCCGACTGAACTGCAGAATGATTTTTCTCGATTCATGCAAATTCGCGATAAGTTTACCATATTGTTTGTAGGTGGGTTCGCGCATACGCCGAATACTGATGGACTAAAGTGGTTTGCTGAGGATGTCTGGCCACTTTTGCGTTCGAAAGGGCCCTTCATACTGAAGGTTGTTGGTTCCAATCCTCCTGATGAAGTGCTCTCCCTGGAAGGCAGCGATATAGAAATTTTGGGAAGGGTCGCAGACGAGACGCTCGATCGCTTGTATAGCGAATGCGCCGTAGCAGTAGCTCCCTTGAGGTATGGAGGTGGGGTAAAGGGCAAAGTCATCGAAGCGATGGCGAAGGGGGTGCCGGTGGTCACCACATCGGTGGGCGTACAGGGTATCCCCGATGCTCAGAATTTAGTGGCGGTTGCTGATGAACCGACCGAGTTTGCTGAGCAAGTTTGGTCTCTATCCCAGCGCGATGACAAGGTTGTCCGGCTCGTAGGAGCGAGCCACGAATTTATATCTTCTAATTACACGTTACCGGCGGTAGTTTCGATCTTATCTAAGGCTATACCGGAGCTAGTAGACCACAATAAAGAGTGA
- a CDS encoding AGE family epimerase/isomerase, which produces MSNRGEFGDIDSGIIELAGEARSWLFGAANFWTEVGRSHGMFAEKLSYTGSVESCNRRTFVQGRHIYSVCMAGRLGWEGPWRSLVEETLDILLRRARRSNGLFVHSLTCDGQIADPRVDLYDQAFMLFMLAHAADVLQRNELIDIAADLTDTLQREWQLPEGGFFEGEITPAGIRLQNPHMHLLEAFIALHNVSGRERFLALAEDIVGLCENFFVDQKSGGLLEYFDRSLCPVDGDKGSIVEPGHCFEWAWLLEKARFSSDSLHTADMLTHFGRTWGIDRSRNVAVNEVYTDGKIRNATARLWPQTERMKVALVRYLRKSDPVEAEEVKLSYLGLRQYLNKSDGIFTWRDKLDPEGNWVKEPAPGSSLYHIVCAYNELIIAANAGFVDKHL; this is translated from the coding sequence ATGTCTAATAGAGGCGAATTTGGCGATATCGATTCAGGAATCATTGAACTTGCAGGGGAGGCGCGTTCTTGGCTGTTTGGCGCAGCCAACTTTTGGACCGAAGTAGGGCGCAGCCATGGGATGTTTGCGGAAAAGTTGAGTTATACTGGTTCAGTCGAATCTTGTAATCGCCGTACCTTTGTTCAGGGAAGACATATTTATTCAGTGTGTATGGCCGGTCGGTTGGGCTGGGAAGGACCTTGGAGGTCCCTCGTTGAAGAAACGCTCGACATTCTTCTTCGCCGCGCACGCCGATCCAACGGCCTGTTCGTGCATAGTTTAACGTGCGATGGCCAAATCGCGGATCCAAGAGTAGATCTCTATGATCAGGCGTTTATGCTGTTCATGCTAGCCCACGCAGCAGATGTGCTGCAGCGGAACGAACTTATCGACATCGCCGCTGATCTAACGGACACGCTCCAGCGCGAGTGGCAATTGCCCGAAGGTGGCTTCTTTGAAGGTGAAATAACCCCGGCGGGAATTCGGCTTCAAAATCCACATATGCATCTTCTTGAGGCATTTATAGCCCTCCATAATGTTTCTGGTCGAGAAAGGTTTCTTGCCCTAGCTGAAGACATAGTCGGTCTTTGCGAGAATTTTTTTGTCGACCAGAAATCGGGTGGTTTGCTGGAGTATTTCGATAGATCGCTTTGTCCGGTAGATGGTGATAAAGGTAGTATCGTTGAGCCGGGTCATTGCTTTGAATGGGCTTGGCTGCTTGAAAAGGCACGATTTTCTTCTGATTCTCTTCATACAGCTGATATGTTGACTCACTTTGGCCGCACCTGGGGGATTGACCGATCGCGAAACGTCGCAGTTAATGAGGTTTATACTGACGGAAAGATCAGGAATGCAACAGCGCGTCTTTGGCCGCAGACCGAGAGAATGAAGGTTGCGCTCGTTCGTTACCTCCGAAAATCCGATCCGGTAGAGGCGGAGGAAGTCAAGCTCTCCTACTTGGGGCTGCGCCAGTATCTCAATAAGTCAGATGGCATCTTCACTTGGAGAGACAAACTGGACCCGGAGGGAAACTGGGTAAAAGAGCCTGCTCCTGGTAGCTCACTTTACCATATTGTTTGTGCATATAACGAGCTTATTATAGCAGCAAACGCTGGGTTTGTTGATAAACATTTGTAA
- a CDS encoding CmcI family methyltransferase has protein sequence MRSFETAFPRPLLDTYQAGVMSYKYKGISCLKSPIDIAIYMQLIWQMKPNSLFEIGSNSGGSALLFSDILNNMGCTHTPLISIDINVPQIIHDPRIRFIKGNILELEHLFTAEDLHQLPHPWLVIEDSAHSHAACTAALSFFSKAMKPNDVLVIEDGVLDDLGWSDLYNGGPNKAIADFFTENPNSFECLSNLCDLFGTNATYNPNGYLRKL, from the coding sequence ATGCGATCATTTGAGACTGCCTTCCCTCGTCCTTTGCTCGATACCTATCAAGCGGGAGTTATGTCATACAAGTACAAAGGGATAAGTTGCCTTAAGAGCCCTATAGACATAGCAATATATATGCAGCTAATATGGCAAATGAAGCCAAACTCACTATTTGAAATAGGCTCCAATTCTGGCGGAAGCGCGCTTTTATTCTCAGATATATTAAATAATATGGGATGTACCCATACGCCGCTTATCTCGATAGATATAAATGTTCCCCAAATTATACACGATCCTCGTATTCGTTTCATCAAAGGAAATATCCTTGAACTCGAACATTTATTTACAGCCGAAGACCTACACCAGTTGCCTCATCCCTGGCTGGTTATCGAGGATTCCGCGCACAGCCATGCTGCATGTACAGCAGCGCTAAGCTTTTTTTCAAAAGCTATGAAGCCAAATGACGTATTAGTTATCGAAGATGGAGTTCTTGACGACCTCGGGTGGAGTGACCTTTATAACGGAGGTCCTAATAAAGCCATTGCCGACTTCTTTACTGAGAATCCGAACAGCTTCGAATGTCTGAGTAACCTTTGTGACTTATTTGGAACAAACGCAACGTACAATCCGAATGGATATCTTCGCAAACTATAG